Part of the Pangasianodon hypophthalmus isolate fPanHyp1 chromosome 9, fPanHyp1.pri, whole genome shotgun sequence genome is shown below.
agagaggagggagggagcagAGACACGGAGGGCTTCACCGTGGGACCGGCTGgagaccacaaacacacaataaacacacatttacacacgcttacacaacatttactcaTTACTGCTTATTAAGATTCCAGACTGGAAACATtaatgtgtgttcagtaatcAGTGCAGTGATCCACACTGTTCTCACATTACTGCAATTCAATAGAAACATCTGGAAAGTTCTATGACCTTCAGCAGCATCTCTAAACTCTACACATAGACATAAATACAGTTCCTAACTCTAAATAAACAGAGACACATGGAGGGCTTCAAGTCCGGAGCAGTTTCAGTGGAGAAACATCAGTCCATTTGGTTTAAAGTCCACTAACTAACAAAGAGAACATGTGGAAGCCATCAGCTTTAACTCCACACCATAATCCATCTTCTTTCTGATTTAGTGTTCACCCAGTTCTATTCAGTAACTGCATCCAATAGTCACACTGTATTCCAACACTGAAACACTCAGTGAGTGTATTCTGTAAATGCTCTGAACTCCAATAGAGACAAAACTGGAAACTCTGCAGCAGCACAAATGTGTTCCAGCAGCAGGAGAACATTTACTAGTTACTCTTTACATCGTGGAGTGACGAGAACTTTGATCAGCTTTATTCTAGTGTTGATACTCAATGAAAATGAATCACTAGACGCTGAACTCAAGGTGACTTTAAACAGCACAAACATCTGGATTTATTCTctcacttttaacaatgaaatataatcattaaattgaacaaacaaacaaaagaaaacaaataaatgccttaaTTGTTATATTTAAGATACTGAATTTTTTACATGCTACACTTCATAAAAAACATTagaaattatttcttttcagCTTGTCTAAAGTTTATTcaataatcaaattaataatgaaaacgaatttattaatatatagaattttaaataaagaagagaGACTTACTGATGATGAGTTTGGTTCCTCCACCGAAAGTGTACCACAGTGATACATTCTAATGAACATTTCACTGTTCACAATTCTCACTATTACAGAGTATTGGTACTCGGTGTGAAGTTTATAtacagaaaaacaatcaaaaataaagaaataaaagaaaacgtAGGCATCATCGATCATGAGAATTTGGCCACAAAACCTCATCTACATCACAACTAATGTTCTCCCTGGCCACATAGCAGGGGAAGAAGAGTCTAGAGTGATGGATCCACCCATGACATGACTCTGCAGTGATCTCTTCACAGGCTCCATGCATTCCCTCAAGAAGACTCACTTGTTGATATGGGTTCTGCTCATATACCTTCCACTGCTACACTGAAAACATTCCTCAGCTGGATTGAGGAAGGGGGAACATGGTGGAAGGAATATCATCtggatgtgtggatgtgtggaAAACCATTCTTGTATGTCAGTAATACACCATAATCAatgataaacaataaacattaataaacaataatcacTGTGTAATGACACAGGGTCACTGCCCTGCTGTGCGCTGTAAATACTAATTAGTGGaaattaattttgtgtttgtaatgttaagaaaaatgacttcaaatgaGTTAAATTCATATTCAGGTTTAGATAATGCCTAGTGTATTgtcataaataatgaaaatgaacagaaatccagatataaatgatcagattatgttttatttatcacatactATTCACATAAGGTCACGTGTTTATTTGTTCACATCTGCAGAATGTGGATTTCAGGCCAGAACATGTTGAAAAGCACATCCACATCaccctaaaatttcattaaaatgcagcagtcAAGTGTTTCTCTATGAAATGTAGATACAGTTCAAACTCTTTTCAgtagtttttattaaattgcattaaactgtttttgtggAAGACTAGTAGTTTGCATCTTGCAGTGTAGCCTCTGTATTTCTGGTCATGAAGTCTTCTGTGGACAGAAAGTCATTGATaaatccacatctgctcctgaAGAGTGTTTCTGATCTGTTGGACAGGTGTATGGGGATTTTACTTCATTATGGtgagaattcttctgtcatcagCTGTGGAGATCTTCCTCGGCCTTCCAGTCGCTTTATGGTTACGAAGCTCACcagttctctctttcttcttaacaatgttccaaacagttgatTTGGTTAAGCCTAAGGTTTGTCCGATGTGCCTGACTGTTTTATTCTTGTTTCTCAGACTTATAATGGTTTTCCTGACTTTCATTGGCACAACTCCGGTCCTCATGTTGACAAACAGCAGAAGCAGGTGACCAAAAGCCTCGAATCAAGACCAGATCCTGAAATCTGTTTTATATCTGCACTCTCAGAGCGCTCAGAGCTGCAGCAGTCGCTCAGTAACTGAAAAAAGGTGGAGTTCCACCTTTTGTCCACAGAACAGCATCTTGACATTACCATCACTGTTCTTTTAATAAACTGggtcactgaagaacactggACTCATTGTCatattcatgaaaccagtttgaggtgacttttgctttgtgacatggtgcattatcatgctggaatgataagccattagaagatggggaaattgtggccatgaagggatgcacatggttagtaacaatactcaaataggctgtggcattcaagcaatgtaACTTTTTTATGGATTGGAATATTATGATttctttaatagttttattgaGTTAATACCAATGTCTGGTCTACATTTCATGTGAATAGCTGCACtggaaatatgtttataaaagATTGTTGACGTGCTGAATGCTTATTTCCTCCACTGTAAATTCCATTCTGAATGTATGTAATTGGTGTGTTAATTCAGACAGTATCTAAACATGCTCATTAATGTACTTTGTCTGATATCCAACTCTAATGGCAGCAttaattttctcttctttttttaaaggagttTTACTTAACTGTATTGGCATGTGAGCTTTCTGTGATCCTGTGATGTCTATCATTTGATTAAAGAAggctcagtgctgctgttagTGGATCCAGTACCATATCTGATAAAGCATCTTTATTCTATACATTCTTATAAAATCTGGATCATATTAgacttatttttaatattaaactttacTTAGTTGTGATAAACTATAGGAGAGAATTTGTTTCTGATGCATGTTTgtagttccccttcaggaactcgagctgcgtcgaaacgctatgggaacgccttcagcgtgaccgcgctctgaattaCATGTCTAATCAGTCTAATTAatggcgagacgtcacgggtgGGGTGACGGaacgacccggaagcataaaagcccgagcggcatgcgccgcgctagctttctgtcattcagcaagcgctctatgtcATATTGTCTGTCatattgtttgtctattttgtGTTGTCGGCGGCATGTCTAAGGCCAAAGACAAAACGAAACACCGGGAGGGCAAGATTAGCGGACAGCGTTTTAGGCGTTGTCTGTTTGGGAGCGGAAGGCTCTCGGAAGACTCTCTTCGAGGAGGGAGCCTTCACTCGTgagcctcgcggtgccggccctgcttctgccgaggcagagcggcgtcTGCATTCGTGGGGCTCGCAGCTAGatctggcggagggaatggagacgggcgagcccttttctccttcctcaccctccagatcTACCGTCCGCTCCCTGGGTTCAGAAGCACGCTCTgcagtttcttccccccggggaacGGGCCCGGCGCTCCGCctgtcttcctccgaggaggttgacTTGGAGGGCGCCGatcctgagccgcagtctccccaatatgaggagctgctggaggtggttTCGCGGGCCGTCGCTAAGTTGAGTATCGACTGGCCCGCTGAGACTCGGACTCGGGTTTCGCCGGCGAGGTCGAAGCTCGATGAGCTCTTTTTGCGCAGCAGACCGCCACCTCCACCCCGGAGCCTGCCGTTCTTTCCTGACCTCCACACCGAGGTGTCGAGGTCGTGGAACAGGCCCTTTTCCGCCCATCTATTTACTCCCGCCTCCTCTCATTATGCTAACGTGGCGGGGCTTGACGTGGCTGGTTATAGGTTATAGGTTATtacgtccctgaaggctccggtgCTGCCCACTAAGCCGTTGCGTACCACCTCGGCGCTCGTGGGCAAAGCGTACGCGGCAGCGGGTCAGGCCGGTGTGTGTCTGCACACTATGGGCGtcttacaggcgtaccaggccgacctgctcaAAGAGCTGGATAGGGGGAGATGCCGTCTGAGCACCTGGaggagctcaggcgggccgctgacctttccctccgcgccaccaaggagtcctggtggcggcggagaggcacctttggctgaccctgtccgacaTGAAGGAGAAGGACAGGGTTGTTCTTATGAACGCCCCAGTGGCTCCTTCTGGCCTGTTcggcgacgcggtagactctGTCGTCGACAGGTACCAACAGGCTCGCGCTCAGGCTGCGGCCTTTCAGCGGTTTCTCCCTCGTTGCtctcgtggggctgccgggcaggggcagccccctccgtgtatgGTCGCCTCCCATAGGGAGGCGCAGaaacagagcgtcgcctcccgtgctcccccgaggcgggaccGGGAGTCTCGACGGCGCTCCAGGTCCGGTCCCTCCGACACTAAaacggatctgaggaccgttcTTCTGTCGAGGAGGGCCGCGGCGAAGAAGCCCTGACGGTTTGGGCCCAGGGCTGCTGAGGGTGCGCCCCTCTGGGGCGTGGCGGCGTTCACCTCATCATACGGTGCCCGTCACGCCTCGGTGCCCTCGGGAGGCcggtctgccaaccctgccacctacggtgcttcagggcgcagcggtctccggcgagcacTTCTCCCAgctctcgcccggcaacgtagcgggtctgggaggctcgcggcctcctTGGAGGCCTGCCGAGCAGCTAGCCCGGGCGTTCCCTGTCGGTTCGCCGCTCCAGGGCGCCAAGCTAGCCGCTTCTGTCAtgccagaggtcagtctcgagaggctgatccccttagtgagctttttggcagcgtggaaacttctgccgaatgtgtctcagtgGGTCCTGCGTACCATagagagaggctaccgaattcagttcggctttCCTCCGCCTCATTTCTCCGGGGTTCTTCCCACCTTGGTGGGCCCCGTGCAGGCTCTGGTGATGGAACAGGTGtgcactctcctgaggaaggaggccatcgaggtggtccctcctcacgacagagggTTTTACAGGCgctacttcattgttcccaagaaggatGGGGGGCTGCGTCCTATCTTGGACTTGCGGcagttgaacctctcagtcgctcgactgaagttcaggatgctcacggtcactcaggtcgtgcctcagatcaggtccgaggactggtttgtcacgatcaaCCTAAAAGATGCatatttccatatctccatccttccccaacacaggaagttcctgaggttcgctttcgggggcgaagcttaccagtatcgggttcttcctttcggcctagcactctcaccccgcaccttcacgaagtgcgtggatgctgctctggctcctatgcgactccagggcatccgcaAACTGAACTATATTGACgattggttgatattagctcgaTCAGAGCAGTTGGCggttcggcatcgagatgtcgttctcaCCCACATGAAGAAACTGGGGTTAAGGCTTAACGCCgggaaaagtgtgctttctccggTTCAGAGAACCACTTACCTGGGCGTGGTGTGGGATTCAACCACGATGCAGGCGCGTTTGTCTCCCGCTCGGATAGAGTTGATCCGCATGGCAGTCGCGAGAGTGAGggaaggccggtcactcactgtcaagcagttccagaaactgctggggTTGATGGCAGCAGCGTCCATCGTAATATCCTTTGGCCTGTTATATATGAGGTCcttacagtggtggctcaagaccagggggttctccctgaggggaaaTCCGCTCCGGATGATCAGAGTCACGAGGCGGTGCCTGCGGGCTCTAGACATGTGGAGGAAGCCTGgcttcttgtctcagggcccggtgctgggagctcctggtAATCCTCCTCGTAATGCTAGCGACGGACGCGTCCCTCACCGgttggggagcggtcatgagtggccgctcaGTCTGTGGTCTGTGGAGTGGCCGCcgtctcacttggcacatcaactgcctggagatgctggccgtgctTCTAGCACTAAAACATTTTCTCCCGGACCTAAGAGGTCgtcacgtgttggtgcgcaccaaCAACACGGCAGTGGCCTAttacatcaaccaccagggaggtctgcgttcgcgcctcctttacaggctggcgctccagatccttgtgtggtcccagggaAAGCTCCTCTCGCTGAGAGCAGCTTATATCCCTGGCCGTCTCAATACGGGagcagacgccctgtcgaggcaggggccgatccccggggaatggagactccaccccgaggtggtggagcggATATGGCGGGTGTTCGGTCGAGCTCAGGTCGACCTGTTTGCAAcacaggagacgtcgcactgccccctttggttctctctgactcatccagctcccctGGGACTGGATGCTATGGCACAGGCGTGGCTGAGGCTGCATCTGTATGCCTTTCccccggtcgctctgctcccgggagttctggagagagtgcgccgggacggggtCCGCCTGTtgctagtagccccgttctggccgggccgagcgtggttctcggacctgatttcccttctcgacggctctccatgggagattcctgtcaggagggatctcctctcacaggcggggggcgacattcttcacccccgcccggagttgtggaagctttgggtgtggcctctgagggggcacaattcagagcttccggtctctcagccgaggttgtggagaccatcctccagtccagagctccctcaacgaGGAAACTGTATGCCTTGAACTGCAGGCACCCCCTggttacacgtttcctccgcggtgcgctgaggctgAGGCCTCCAGAACGATCTCGGGTCCctccgtgggacctggccgtggttttagaggctctttgcaaaccccccttcgagcctaTAGAGGAGATTTAGGACCGTCTCTTGAcgttaaaaactgcctttcttTTGGCTATTTCCTCTCtgaggagagtgggggatcttcaggccctctcggtggccccttcctatttagactttgcgcccaGTTTGGCCAAAGtgttcttgtacccccgagcggggtacataccgaaagtcccctcctcggcgcTACGGCCAGTCGTGCTGCAGGCCTTCTGCCCTCCTCCCTTTCGGGAGCCCGACCAACGGAAGCTCaactgtacgtgtccagtgcgagcactggacgcgtacgtccacagaactgccctgtggaggaagGCGGACCAATTGTTTGTATGCTTTGGTTCCCCTAAGAGGGGTCGTCCTGctactaagcagaccctcagccggtggatcgTGGAAGCCACGTCCCTGGCCTACGAGTCCTCTGGCCTCCCCTcgcccctgggggtcaaggctcattCGACTCGAGGTGTGGCGGCCTCCAAGGCCTTCTTGGCAGGTGTGTccatgcaggacatctgcaatgCGGCGGGTTGGTCCACGCCCCTCACTTTTACCAGGTTCTATGGCCTGGATATGCGAGCCACTCCTggctcttctgtccttttgcctTAGCTGTGCCTTTcccacactaggcagggatttgtaagtctggaggcgtgggcatactcgttcccatagcgtttcgacgcagctcgagttactgaaggggaacgtctctaggttacgtatgtaaccatggttccccgaagggaacgagacgctgcgtctcggtgccacacttccggcatccctgccGCGCTTGCCTCATTTGTTGAAAGCTAGCGCGGCGcatgccgctcgggcttttatgcttccgggttgTTCCGTCACCCCGCCTGTGACGTCTCACCATTAATTAGACTGATTAGACATGtaattcagagcgcggtcacgctgaaggcgttcccatagcgtttcgacgcagcgtctcgttcccttcggggaaccatggttacatacgtaacctggagacgttctgCTTGATAAAAAAAGGTAGtttgttataaatgtataaGAGGTTCTGACTCACGCACTCATCCACCTTAACATGACATTACTTATTGCACAGCATTGCATTACTTAACACAGCAACAGGCTGGACAAAGAAAAGTAAACTGCATATAGGAAGCAGAGagaactgacacacagaggaacATATTGCAAAGCTCTGGGTCAGACAGATGTATgatgaagtttattttaaaaaaagaaataattaaaccaGCACTTTAAACTGAGAAGGTTGTCACTATAATGAATACCCCCCCATTCACTATTTTattgtgtgctttgtttttgtaatCAGGACTCAGATGTAGCAGAGGACTTCACCCAGGTGCCTGTTGGGATTCTTACTTTCATCAGCAACAACAACCCAAATGCTGACCCCAGTAATTCATTCTCCTTAACAGGTAACTGTTAGCATTCATAACTTAACCATAGTTAGACATACTCAGAGGATTATGGTTGATTCTACAAATACATAAGAATTCCAAATTGCTTGACTAACATAAGTTCCTTTACTTGATTTTCTCAAGACAATTGGAGtccaagtatttttttttaaagttttgaaGTTTATAATAGTCATAGCACTCTGGAAACAGGTAAGGTAAGTACAGGTAAGTATTCGGGTGGGAGAATGCCTGGAAATGCCAGGTGCTGTAAAAAGTCTACTCCAACCATCACACTAGTGAAGCCCCCTCACACCACTGCTGGATGCCATTCATTAAtgtatcttcagtaactgctttatcctgatcaggctcacggtggatccagaacTGTGCTGAATGACATTCATATTCAAAATTACACAAAGAGTGCCTGATATAAGAGTGAAACCCATTCAGCACAGTCAGAGAACCTCAatagcatgttttctttttcctggaGATGTTTATGAAGGGCAGAGTGTTAAGAGCAGCAGAGTTTACCCCATATAACCTGAGAGTTACATATACAATACAGTAGATTTCCACATATTggtcttttcttctgttttcttctgcTTATTAAGAGTCCAGAGTGGAAACATTAATGTATTCAATAATCAGTGCTCTGAAACACTCATGGTACAAAAACCTCTGTTCCACTACAGTaaccccacccacccacacacacaaacaaacacacacacacacacccccacacacacacatgcacacgttTCCATAGAGAGAGGTTCCACTTTGCATTAGCAGCTCATGCTTCAGCGCtctgcgagtgtttatagccctgtgactttaacacttcatgactgagagctgctgctcagcgacttcacccacagcaaccATGAGTTTGATCAGCCtcttcatctgcacactggccCTCTGCGCTCGAGGtaacacaatgttttatctTCTACTGTTCAGCTGACAAATCCATGTGAAGTAGGCCGACTAGATGAACTTCAAACTCAACATCATTGTTAATGTAGGGAACggatttattcttcttatttttttcaggatccagaggtcaggtgactgtgactcaGAATCCTGCAGTGAAATCTTTTTCTCCAGGAGACACACTCACCATCAGCTGTAAAACCAGCTCTGCTGTTTATGATGACTGTGGTGATAGCAATGACTGCTTGTCCTGGTATCAGCAGAAAgctggagaagctcctaaactccTGATCTATTATGCTAATGAAAGAGAATCAGGTATTCCAGAtcgtttcagtggcagtggatctggatctgatttcactctgaccatcagtggagtccaggCTGAAGATGCTGGAGATTATTACTGTCAGAGTTACCATGAGATCAGTAGTAGCTAtgtgttcacacagtgttagagcGTCGTACAAAAACCTGGGTGAGTGtgactgctgcagctgggacctactgcaggtgctgagggggacgatgtgatacagcacaacgatacacacacacacacacacacatacacaaacacatactactccaagcacacacaaacacacacatacacacacatacacaaacaaacattactcgacacacgcacacacactcactactccacacacacaaacattcactacttcacacacacaaacacaacacaaccactactccacacacacacacacacacacacactactccaagcacatacacacacacactacgccacacacatacacacactcactactacacacattcacaacacactcactactccacacacacacacacacacacatactactgaccacaaacacacacacacacacagatcactaCCACATTAAGCACACACAAAGCACTCAAAACAAACATCTCTCAAAAGCTGCTGCAGAACAAAAAAGTATTGCAAAAACAGAGGGAAAATGTAGTATTGATTCTCTGTGTGAAGTTTATATACAGAAAAACTATCAAAAATAAAGAGATCTGGGAGATTTTCAATCATTCTCAGTACAGTAGTGGATGTGATTGTACGCTTGATGCAGTAGTGAGTGAAGTGCATATATTATTACTCAGACACATATAATAAAATGAGGTAGTGATTATAGAGCTTTTCACATTAACAGGAGCAAAACTGTATCACCTAAAATGTCATTGATGTTCATGTTGCAACAAAAgcttagaaaagaaaaagttctACACCTATCTGATCTCACAGCAGCTAATATTACACCAAAATACTCTTTAACTGTGATCAAAATGTCTGTTTATTCTAGCTGCACCCTGAATAACTACTGCATCACCACTGGAAATACTAATTAGTGGAAATTAGTCATgtttagtactttgttgcatATCCTTTACATGCAATGACCACTTGAAGTCTGTGACTCATAGACATCAGCAGGTGTTGAGTATCTTCTCTgctgatgctctgccaggcttgtactgcagccatcttcagctCCTGCTTGTTTCAGGGGCTTAAGTCCCCTTAAGATGTTTCTTCAGCATATGAAAGTCATGCTCAATGGGATTCAGATCAGGTGAGAGACTTGGTGAGTCAAGAATCTTCCAGTTTTTAGCTGTGAATATGTTGGCTTTGGCAGTATGTTTGATGAGTTGCTATGCTTTGGATCT
Proteins encoded:
- the LOC113526632 gene encoding LOW QUALITY PROTEIN: uncharacterized protein LOC113526632 (The sequence of the model RefSeq protein was modified relative to this genomic sequence to represent the inferred CDS: deleted 1 base in 1 codon), coding for MKEKDRVVLMNAPVAPSGLFGDAVDSVVDRYQQARAQAAAFQRFLPRCSRGAAGQGQPPPCMVASHREAQKQSVASRAPPRRDRESRRRSRSGPSDTKTDLRTGAAVSGEHFSQLSPGNVAGLGGSRPPWRPAEQLARAFPVGSPLQGAKLAASVMPEVSLERLIPLVSFLAAWKLLPNVSQWVLRTIERGYRIQFGFPPPHFSGVLPTLVGPVQALVMEQVCTLLRKEAIEVVPPHDRGFYRRYFIVPKKDGGLRPILDLRQLNLSVARLKFRMLTVTQVVPQIRSEDWFVTINLKDAYFHISILPQHRKFLRFAFGGEAYQYRVLPFGLALSPRTFTKCVDAALAPMRLQGIRKLNYIDDWLILARSEQLAVRHRDVVLTHMKKLGLRLNAGKSVLSPVQRTTYLGVVWDSTTMQARLSPARIELIRMAVARVREGRSLTVKQFQKLLGLMAAASIVISFGLLYMRSLQWWLKTRGFSLRGNPLRMIRVTRRCLRALDMWRKPGFLSQGPVLGALVILLVMLATDASLTGWGAVMSGRSVCGLWSGRRLTWHINCLEMLAVLLALKHFLPDLRGRHVLVRTNNTAVAYYINHQGGLRSRLLYRLALQILVWSQGKLLSLRAAYIPGRLNTGADALSRQGPIPGEWRLHPEVVERIWRVFGRAQVDLFATQETSHCPLWFSLTHPAPLGLDAMAQAWLRLHLYAFPPVALLPGVLERVRRDGVRLLLVAPFWPGRAWFSDLISLLDGSPWEIPVRRDLLSQAGGDILHPRPELWKLWVWPLRGRPATKQTLSRWIVEATSLAYESSGLPSPLGVKAHSTRGVAASKAFLAGVSMQDICNAAGWSTPLTFTRFYGLDMRATPGSSVLLP